ttgtataggccagttacacgttcgtaaaccccaaacgatcccttaattgaagtgaacgtggtggcacatcccaagcggattgattaacgccagaaactttatcctttatccttgtATCGCGAGTATAATACATTTTAATCTCTTCTGTATCATAATTACCTACCCATTCTGGGATTTATCCATAATAGGGccagaaaagcgaaaaattcgTTGGTACTGTAGCATTGGAAAGTACTAATTACTTTTCCCATTCCCGTATCACAAGAGATTATCTTTCATcgcattattttccatttaaacGGGTGACATTCTCCGTTGGTCGGTAACAACATGAGGTGGATTTTACCTCTTCTGTTTGTGGTAAGATCCTCATAACTTTATTATAGAGCTATCACCCAGCTATTTAGAAGTCCTCGACATTCCctctctattttcttttattatactcttttcaattctaatttattttaacaCCTCAACAGGATCTTCTCGTTTTAGCTGGCTAATCTTCCCGTTCTCGACGCCGAAgaagaatatgaatataaCGAATATTATGAGCATTACGAGGATATTGACCTTAATCAACCTTACATGGTTATAAGTGAGTTTTGCATTGGTCCATTATTGTGCTagtgagaagaaatgaagaaatattcaGGAAATATCAAAAAGTGCAAAGCAATGGACAAAGAATTACGGAAACTTatcgaaaaattccatttcaatCTTCGTCAAACGGCAGCTAACGGCTCTCGATATCGCGATGTTCCACTCAACATAACTTTAATGAATGGATTGGTGAGAACAGGATATTCCTCAGCAAATTTCAGCTACACAATTACAGCTAATTCTCTAAGAGTAATCCATGGGTAACATCTGAATTTTCACATCTCagttcaaaaatggaaatactACAATGCACTACACGGTTACAAGCGATAAAGCCGCTGGCTGAACATGTAGCCGGTAGTTAAGGGtttcaccctacgaatctggcgtggtgcgggtttcaggtgggttatgcctatacggggtcttagattatggggaggagggtgatcccgtccatttattcctaattgctgtaaaaaacggcccggaagatgcggcgcgtgcacaaggctggcgcgctccaatcgatctcgctgtagaaaatatcgccccgggacgctcgaagccgcatcttcctggcctttttttacggcagttgagaagaaatggacggaatcaccctccttcccataatctacgaccccgtataggcataacccacctaaaacacgcaccaccccagattccttTCCCTTCAGCTTCCACAAATGAGGATACTCCACCAGTACTACATATTTGTGCTAGCTTCCTCAAATACTTTCcctctttatttttatgattgtTTTAGGTGTACGACTGCGAGTATGAAGTTGAAGCGATGATAATGACacttaagaaaaagaagctccCGGACGGAAAGGGAATGGTTAAGTTCAAGTTTGTTTTAATCTTTTTAATCACCggacattttctgttttcacacAATGAAACTGTATCCATTAAGATAATGTTCCGTCAGGAAAACAGTTTATGACGTCATTACATGATTAATGCAGGACAACGCTAATAGAGGCGAGGAAGGGGAAAAAGTGCAAGGTTACTAAAAACACGTCGTGGTTGCACAAGCAAACATAAGTCCCCACAGCTGTAGATTAAAAATTTAACATTTGATATTAGGATGGCCGATAAATGACcgattttttccccaaattgAGAGGCGAACATattaagaaggagaaaaaattgaacaagcaacaaattcttcattttctcacaACTCTTCTTCTCAGACCTCTTCTAGTTGCCAAGAAATCTTACTTTGTAGACAACCAGGAATGTGTGAGATTTGGTGGGACCCtctgaaagtaaaaataatcaCTGTCTGTTCTCTTGGTAAGATTTTTCTTAGTATAGATCCATGGGaagtggaataaaaaaatgagattcgCCATTTTTTCGCGTAGATCCAAAACTGAGTGAAGATCGTCAAATTTTAGTCTCCTTTATGGGTTAAGAATTCTTTCAGTTTTCACAGCGTAAAGGGAAATCCTATCtaggttcttttttaaattattctatTGAAAGATTTATAGATAATGTTTATGTTGTAACATAATTTTTACAATAAAGCATAACGAGAACGAACGGAACCATCTTGGAAGCAGTACAAGCAGGATTAGACTCGCAATTCAATGAAACGAAAATACTACGTCAAGTAAGTCCATCTACAGATTTGTAGAAAACCTGTACATCAATCCATGAAGAAGATCTCAGCTGGTTTATCCAAAAGCAACTCGATTTGGATGCTATGCACAATTCCATACGCAAATACATCTACTTTGCATCTATGACCAAAAGTGAGTgttccctcatttttttttctttgacaaaaTAAACctatagaaaataatttgatttattcTTTAGGGCACAGGAAATAGAACTATATGGGCGTTACTGTGATATCGATGAAAATTGCACTCTTACGCCGAAAACAAGGTGCAAGTGGGGATTGTGCTATGTGCAGTTCGGTGTAGATGAAATCTAGGATAATCTCCGGATTATtgatacagaagaaaaataaatatatgagcatttttcaggttttttgtGTGGTTTCCTTCTGTAGCTTTTCCACTCTTTAATAGTACCCTGTTCGAAATTTGCAAGATGGtctgaaatgaagaatttttccgTACTACGGAGAACACAAGACTACTTATGGATTCTACGTAGTTCTCTTAGTAAAAtgttagaaatgaaaacagtTTACCTAGAAATTTCCCGTAATCACGGAAAGACCTACATTTCGTCTCGAAcaagtttgaaaaatgagtacttttttttcaaactcacaAGTATTACACGAATTATTTAAAGATACATATATAAGCTTTGTTTTCTccttcaaatatttgtttccGTCCTTTACACTTTCATTTCCGTTTTTATGAAAATCAATTGTGTTAGgtcaaaataatgaaattctaagttcacaaaaacaaacaatttcaaaaaaaaaatcgtgatgaataactaaataaatgaataatgaataaataactcAGTACGTTGCTGTTTAAAGGATGAagtataaagtgtctggcgctaatcaatccgcttaggatgcgccaccatgTTCACTTTTATGACACGCAAATTCGTGAAGcgttccaaaaattttttaagggcgggtgtagtgtagcggttagaggtacCGCTTCCCGCACGATccatcggaggttcgaatccgccctagtgctcaccaagcgtTTCATCTCTCTGAGGTCAATAAATTTGTATCGGTCTTTTCTGGAgagataaaagcactgatttcATGGGGATAGTCCATTTCTTtcctcgtccatttcttcctaattgccttaaaaaacgggtcggaagatacggcatcgggcgtttcggcgcgctatttcctacaaggagttcgattggaacgcgccagccttgtgcacgcgccgcatcttctgagctgttttttacggcaactaggaagaaatggacggaatcacccccttctccataattcTATCCCGTATTTTGtgagtgtgcctgcgaggtttctAGATGAAACCTTTATTTGaatgacgtttcggcttttttcgccgtcttcagaggcctaaatagaggatgactggagcaatgctacgtttatcccgtcaagtgccacactaccctgggtcagtgtttcgataatcgttcagggtagtgaaaacagaaacccatctacattgaaaatggtcttacgtgttGCTCCACCTGCTGTGGTGCAGCCGGTAGCAcacacttgtcactcagtgtaccagcgaatgagtattgctgcgtgtagatcaccagcgacgatatagatgatttgatctacacacagaatatcaggcggttataggtcacagagcggtacaaatGGCAAGAACTCACTCGTTAtcgaataatgaataataggaatgaatgcttatCGTTATCGTTATCAataagcattcattcctattattcattgaagggtttcttttaagaatccaaaacgcctccaacgtcttccttgccgatatttctgtttcgtgagccagtataacgcattttaAATCGTAATCGTtcccgttgtgggcctcatgtttgtgccttcctagtggtgttatcaaactttttcgtcgttttcctgtcatgtgttcattaatcctcactccaacattcctaccggtctccccaatgtaagttgcattgcacatcaagcactcaatctcatatattacccccatttttgcgcagtcgccttttttccgtaaggacaaataacacatctttcacagatgcagtatctatcatatagtctttttctaacaagctggcttttgatgtttgcatttgtgaTATTTACCATGATCACATcatcttgtaattgtgcttggataatgctgcgctgaacagcggcattgacactgtcagagataaaaggaagacaatgagaaattttgttttcgcgcggaatattgctatttacagtgtgGGTTCTTtggtaatgcggacgtactgtatggccattagcacatgcaattttcaaggctacttttcgtgattcgtgtcgttcttggttgccagtgcatacttcactagcggttttgaacatattacgaatcactgcgcgttttactgcagttggATGTGtagatttggcgtgcaatatgatgttcttgcaactttctttgcgataccattttactctaataatgccgtttgaagcgcttatttgtgtgttgaggtaaGGAAACCATCCTTCTTTTGGagtttctcgtgtgagtcttatataATGCTActgttggttgagtattcggaaacactcgtccatttcggactgtgttgatgttatgatgcaacagtcgtcaatatatatgcaatacattattggtctacgGTCTTTCTCGTACGCGAAGCATTATCGCTACGCCAAAAAGTGGTAACCACACGCCATTCGTGATTTTCCTCCAGCGATGTAAGACAAATAGATTGATTCCTAGgttcatttcaaataagaaaataggtAGTATGTGCGATCTTCCTGAGAATCATCCTAAGATCCGTAGTATTTATCGATCCGTCTAAGGAATTGTAATCAAGGAAAAACAGCATGTATTGTATTCGTCATTGTTGAAATGTATCTCGAAAGAACAGGCCTGTCGTCGTCTTCTACCAGAACAAGTGTGGAGGAGGATTGAGTGTGGATCCAGAGCGATTTGCAACTCTATTCGGTCTAGCGTCAGCTCGACCCCGCGCGTAAAGTACGATAGACTTTTGGGTATGGAGAATGGAAACCATCCCAACAATGAAAGTAGTCCACGTAGACTCCACCGAGCAACTAACACAACAGCTCAAAATGCTGTTAATAATCAAGAGGCAAGAGTAACAGTACTCGGCAACATTCATTTATCCGATAATGCTGTTGGCTTTCTGAGCCTTGGACCATCACTTTCAATTTCACATCGAATCGATGGGTCAACATTTCGTAAAGTCACAGTAGGCCTCCACAAGCTTCGGGACCAGCTTTGAATCAGAACAAGGAATGAAAGTAACCGTCAACAGGCTGCACCTATGAGCAGAAGAGCGTTACCCTCAACACCACTTCCGCGCAACCTTTATAAAGAACCCGAAACGGCTCGCTAAACAGATACAAAATTTAGGATTCTACTATCTGGGGTGTTGTCTACTTATAACCGTCAAAGACGACTCAACCTTAACAATCTCACGCGCAAGCAATGGCAGGGTTTCAAAGAAATCCGCGAAATAACTACTAAATGGGATATGCGCCTTTCAGTTAGCGATAAGGATGGGGAATTCGTAGTCATGTCACAGGCTCTTGATcggaaaataacaaatcttcacttgGAAGATGAAACGATCTATCGCCGCGTGACAGAGAAACAATTTCTTATGCAGTGCAAACGCTTGAATCATGTATGGATGTCTGTAGGAAAATCCGCTGGTCttgacgaacgatttgtaAGCCGCTTCAAGCTTGACAAACCGACCTGCCCTGTGTTCTATAGCCTCATCAAAACGCATAAGCTTAACCTCGATGAGATGaactcaacatcagcggcAATCCGGCCAATAATAAGTTAATAAGTTGTGTGGGGGACCAACGGATCGAATTTCGTGGTTCCTTAGTGAAATTGTAAGccaaattttgcctaaaataccatctcatttgtcgaacacgcaccatttccttAGGCGATTACGCAATGCGAGAATTGAGGGCAATTGCGTAATAGTCCTTTGATGTGATCTCACTTtacacgaatgtaaaaaacagtgaggcgctgcaagctctctctgagatgatagatttatatggtaacaacttggaaacatatgAACTTAGTAAATCTCGCATAATAAcacttatcaaggaatgcctgaattgtaatattttcaggtgttcaggaaaatattttgcacaactgagagggctagcaatgggtcaacgTTTAGCACCAGTACTAgcgatctgcttcatgagcagaatcgaagaaccagtgctTTCGCATAGAacaataatgtattgcagatatattgacgactgttgcatcataacatcaacacagtcggaaatggacgagtgtttccgaatactcaaccaacagtcgcaatatataagactcacacgagaaaccccaaaagaaggatggcgtccttacctcaacacacaaataagcgcttcaaacggcattattagagtaaaatggtatcgcaaagaaagttgcaagaacatcatattgcacgccaaatctaCACATccaactgcagtaaaacgcgcagtgattcgtaatatgttcaaaaccgctagtgaagtatgcactggcaaccaagaacgacacgaatcacgaaaagtagccttgaaaattgcatgtgctaatggccatacagtacgtccgcattaccaAAGAACCCACACTGTAAATAGCGATattccgcgcgaaaacaaaatttctcattgtcttccttttatctctgacagtgtcagtgccgtTGTTCAGCGCAGCgttatccaagcacaattacaagatgacgtgatcttggtaaatatcccaaatgcaaacatcaaaaggcagcttgttagaaacagattaTATGATAGATGCTGATAGATCTGTGAAAgttgtgttatttgtccttacggaaaaacaggcgactgcgcaaaaatgggggtaatatatgagattgagtgcttgatgtgcaatgcaacttacattggggagaccggtaggaatgttggagtgaggattaatgagcacaggaaaacggaaaatggcaggaaaacgacgaaaaagcttggtaacaccactaggaaggcgcagacatgaggcccactacggaaacgattacgatgtgaaatgcgttatactggctcacgaaacagaaatatcggcaaggaagacgttggaggcgttttggattcttaaaagaaacccttcaatgaataataggaatgaatgtttgtcgataacgaatgagttcttgccacttgcaccgctctgtgacctataaccgcctgatattctgtgtgtagatcaaatcatctatatcgtcgctggtgatctacacgcagcaatactcattcgctggtacactgagtgacaagtgtgTGCTACCAGCTGCACCACAGCCGGTGGAATaacacgtaagaccattttcaatgtagatgggtttctgttttcactaccctgaacgattatcgaaacactgacccagggtagtgtggcacttgacgggataaacttagcattgctccagtcatcctctattttggcctctgaagacggcgaaacagccgaaacgtcaggcaaacaaaggttccatctagaaacctcgcaggcacactatcacaaaacacagacagaatatgccgaggtgtttcaagacaagagaacactCGAACTCCTATCCCGTATggcaatactccacctgaaatacttACCACCACAGAATCGTGGTatcctgcctttaagcaaGCTGATCTCACTCAAAGCATTCAATACTACATCATCTTGTATCGAAGATCGTCCGGTGGGTGCAGcatagtcggtaagaggttccgctgtatacacgattgatcggaggtttgaattcGCCTTTGTGctcaccaaccctttcatccctacgggATCGACATCgtaccatacttgtctgggaggatgaaaacactgaattaacccgtcggctagccaccgcaagtgattgtataggccagttacacgttcgtaaacctcaaacgatcccttaattgaagtgaacgtggggacgcatcccaagcggattgattaacgccagaaactttatcctttatccttgcATCGAAATTATAGTGCACTTTGATCTCTTCTGTATTATCATTACCTACCCATTCTGGGATTTATTCATAATAGGGccagaaaagcgaaaaattcgTTGGTACTGTAGCATTGGAAAGTACTAACTACTTTTCCCATTCCCGTACAAGAGATTATCTTTCATcgcattattttccatttaaacGGGTGACATTCTCCGTTGGTCAGTAACAACATGAGGGGGATTTTACCTCTTCTGTTTGTGGTAAGATCCTCATAACTTTATTATAGAGCTATCACCCAGCTATGTAGAAGTTCTCGACATTCCctctctattttcttttattatactaatttcaattctaatttattttaacaCCTCAACAAGATCTTTTCGTTTTAGTTGGCTAATCTTCCTCTTCTCGACGCCGAagaagaatatgaatatgacGAATATCATGAGCATTACAAGGATATTGACATTAACGACCACTACATGATTATAAGTGAGTTTTGCGTTGGTCCATTATAGTGctagtgagaaaaaatgaagaaaaattcaggaaatatCAAAAAGTGCAAAGCAATGGATAAAGAATTACGGAAACTTATTGAACAATTCCATTTCTATCTTCGTCAAATGGCAGCTACCGGTTTTCGATATCGCGATGTTCCACTCAAATTAACTTTAATGAATGGATTGGTGAGAACAGGAAATTCCTCAGCAAATTTCAGCTACAATTTTCGATTGGCACAGATTTTGAACGTTTTGAACTCGCTTATTTATTGAGAAACGCTCAAAGATCTGTGTGAGACTGCTATCTACGGCGTTTTTCATGGAATATTGTGAAGAAGTGCATGAAATCAAAAtctatttaaagaaaattgcatCTCACTACCGTTTTACGGAGTTTTGTGCTtctttcagtgattttttgcaatttctcttttgttcaCGTTGAAATATTCACGAAAAAACGTCCATTCACCCCCCTGCTCCCAACACCCCCCTCCCCATCCCCTTCACTTAACGACTTTCACTCCGTTGCGACCGTGGCGCACCAGCGATTGGATGAGAAATAGCGGTCGAAGAGTTGTCCAAGACAAATCTCGGGTACGCAAATGCGTCCAAAGACCGAAAGTTTTGACAAGTCCCCCGAtgaccaaaaaaaatatttttctatcattttcgACCATTTAATTTTCCCTTCAACGTTTACTTCACCTCCGAACTTCATGCGTTGAAGATCTGGAtacttaaaaaagaaagaaaattttgtaatcATAGTCAATAACATGTCCCACAAAATGATGCTCaattaatttcattaaaattatttcaaatattcctcTCTAATGCGTCACAACCACTGCTACCATTGCTACATTAGTGGCCTAGTAGGCTACTACACCTACTCACTACTCACGTCGAAGtgcccaccaagcctttcatccctccgggatcgataaattgggaccagagttgtctggtaaataaaaataaaaacgctgacttgacctgcaagtcattgtataggccggttacactttcgtaaacctcaaacgattctgaattgaagtgaacgtctcgcattccaagcggattgattaacggcaTACTCcgtatcctttatcctttaaatccAGAAACATCTCCGGCGAAGATGTGCTGAAACATTCAATAGAGTTCCGCTTGAAGTTATCTGGTTATCTGGTTCGTTTCACTACAGCAAGCTGTCCCAGAACAGATGATCAGATGCCTTCGAAATCCTCTGCGCTGATCCATGAAATTTACTGGAAACGGCTACTTTCTTTACGAATTCAACATGAATGAATAAGCGCTATGGTCACATTTGTTAGCTTTATTAAGatcatcatcaaaaaaaaaacttctccttAAAACGTACCTtaaaacggattgattaacgccagacactttatccttaatccTTTAATACGTCACAAACATAACACTTAACTTATCCATCGCCAATTCGGCAATTAAAACTAGTGAGGTAGGTTTTGTGAAAGCTCGAAAATGGAACATAAACTAGTTCTCAATGAAGTATCCCACTTTTCACGGCTGCACATCGCTGTTTTCAAACCATGATTGAAGAGAAACCACATCAAAAATCTCTTAATCTCGCGGTGCACAGTGCGTAGGATTCGAAaatgcgttcacttcaatccagaattatttgaggtttacgaacgcgtgtctagcctatacaatgagttgcggGGGCTCACCAACGTGtgaaatcaatgtttttatcctcccagacaggtttagtaccaatttaccgacctcggagggatgaaaggcttggttatcAAGCCGTGCGGCgttttcaaaccatcgattgATAGTGCGGTCAGAGCGGAATCTCATACAAATTTcgaaacttttcaaatatgTGTCTTCAGTGGCATTGTCGCCACGACTTCTGAATTTTTGTTCAGTCTAACGTCTCAGAATGCCAAAAACCGTAATTCAGTGACATTCGAAATACGCGGATTCAAAACGAATGATAGGTCCAGTAGATCTTGTTTCCTTCACTCTTTTTTAGGGAGCATTTTCGGATGTCTAAAACCCActaaaacctctttttttacattctaaaaacgatagaaaaaccaagttttttctactttcgaAAAACGatgcagaaatgaaaatgaagtatGTTGAATTGGACGTTGATAACGCTTAAATAAGTAATAcctcaaattttaatttctgatGATGTGAATCTCGTCGGCCCCATGCGTCTAACATGGCTGCACCATGCGTtgaaggcaccaccccacgaatctggcgtggtatcgattttcgttggagtatacctatatcgggtcgtagattataaatgccggggtagttccgctcatctctccctgcatcactgtagatagacggcttcggaatgcggttccttacgacgtcctctactgCAATGCGCCACCATTGCGCCCACCCCCGCCTgggattcgtcgaatgaaatgagttGGCTATaggggcgtccgaatggattttcgacgaatcgcaggcggaggcGGGACGCAAGGTGGAGCGTTgtaatagaggacgtcgtaataggcagcgttccggagccgtctgtttacagtgatgcagggagagatgagcggggATCACCCccgtattcataatctacgacctgaTATATGTAGGTGTACtgcaacgaaaatccataacCACGCCAAACTCCTGTGGTGATGCTGTTAACGGACTAGCATAATGTCCACGATGCCGGAACTATCGATTTCGATGCAAAAAAACTAATACCTAAACCTAAGAGTAACCCATGAGTAACATCTCAATTTTCACGTCTCagttcaaaaatggaaatactATAATGCACTActgtggtgcgggtttcaggtgggttatgcctatacgaggtcataggttatggggaagagggtgattccatccatttcttcccaattgccgtaaaaaacggcccgaaagatacgattggcgcgctccaatcgaactcgctgtagaaaatagcgccccagaaagctcgaagccgcatcttcctggccttttttgcggcaattgggaagaaacggacggaattaTCCTCCTCGCcataccccccccccccctcccccctacgaccccatataagcataacccacctaaaaccccaccatcccagattcctggagtgatACTTTTAAGACATAGTTGCTACCAGCCAAGTATTCCGTTCAGCTTCCACAAATGGCGATACTCCACCAGTACTACATATTTGTGCTACGAAACTTCCTCAAATACCTCCcctctttatttttatgattgtTTTAGGTGTACGACTGCGAGTATGAAGTTGAAGCGATGATAATgacacttaaaaaaaagaagctccCGGAAGGAATGGGAATGGTTAAGTTCAAGTTTGTTTTAATCACATGTACCcgacattttctgttttcacacAACGAAACTGTGTCCATTAAGAGAATGTTCCGTCAGCAAAACAGTTAATGACGTCATTACATGATTAATGCAGGACAACACTAATAGAGGCGAGGAAGGGGAAAAAGTGCAAGGCTACTAAAAACACGTCGTGGTCGCACAAGCAAACATAAGTCCCCACAGCTGTAGATTAAAAATTTAACATTTGATATTAGGATGACCAATAAATGACcgattttttccccaaattgAGAGGCGAACATCttaagaaggagaaaaaattgaacaatcaACAAATTCTTCATTATCTAGAAAAAATCGAGATAATGAGGAATGTGTGAGCTTTGGTGGGACCCtctgaaagtgaaaataatcaCTGTCTGCTCTCTTGGTGAGATTTTTCTTAGTACAGATCTATGGGAAGTGGAATAAAACAATGAGATtcgccaatttttttcctgtagatCCAAAagtgagtaaaaaaaacgacgaattTTTGCCTCctatatgttttctttttctttttctcgtgtATGGGATaggaattctttcatttttcacagcGTAAAGGGAAATCCTGTCTAggttctttttcaaatcattcTATTGAAGAATTTGTAGATAATGTTGATGTTATAACATAATTTTTACAATAAAGCATAACGAGAACGAACGGAACCATCTTGGAAGCAGTACAAGCAGGATTAGACTCGCAATTCAATGAAACGAAAATACTACGTCAAGTAAGTCCATCTACAGATTTGTAGAAAACCTGTACATCAATCCATGAAGAAGATCTCAGCTGGTTTATCCAAAAGCAACTCGGTTTGGATGCTATGCACAATTCCATACGCAAATACATCTACTTTGCATCTATGACCAAAAGTGAGTGTtccctcatttctttttaacgAATTAAacctataaaaaataatttggttATTCTGTAGGgcacagaaaataaaacgatATGGGCGTTACTGTGATATCGACGAAGATTGCACTCTTACGAACAAAACAGAGTGCAAATGGGGATTGTGCTATGTACAGTCGCTGTAGATGATGTCTAGGAGAAATTAATACATCTCCTGATTACtgatgcagaagaaaaaaataa
The Necator americanus strain Aroian chromosome I, whole genome shotgun sequence genome window above contains:
- a CDS encoding hypothetical protein (NECATOR_CHRI.G3679.T1) yields the protein MRWILPLLFVLANLPVLDAEEEYEYNEYYEHYEDIDLNQPYMVIRNIKKCKAMDKELRKLIEKFHFNLRQTAANGSRYRDVPLNITLMNGLVYDCEYEVEAMIMTLKKKKLPDGKGMVKFNITRTNGTILEAVQAGLDSQFNETKILRQLVYPKATRFGCYAQFHTQIHLLCIYDQKAQEIELYGRYCDIDENCTLTPKTRCKWGLCYVQFGVDEI
- a CDS encoding hypothetical protein (NECATOR_CHRI.G3680.T1), with the translated sequence MRLSVSDKDGEFVVMSQALDRKITNLHLEDETIYRRVTEKQFLMQCKRLNHVWMSVGKSAGLDERFVSRFKLDKPTCPVFYSLIKTHKLNLDEMNSTSAAIRPIIS
- a CDS encoding hypothetical protein (NECATOR_CHRI.G3681.T2), with the protein product MAILHLKYLPPQNRGILPLSKLISLKAFNTTSSCIEDRPLANLPLLDAEEEYEYDEYHEHYKDIDINDHYMIIRNIKKCKAMDKELRKLIEQFHFYLRQMAATGFRYRDVPLKLTLMNGLVYDCEYEVEAMIMTLKKKKLPEGMGMVKFKTTLIEARKGKKCKATKNTSWSHKQT
- a CDS encoding hypothetical protein (NECATOR_CHRI.G3681.T1); the protein is MRGILPLLFVLANLPLLDAEEEYEYDEYHEHYKDIDINDHYMIIRNIKKCKAMDKELRKLIEQFHFYLRQMAATGFRYRDVPLKLTLMNGLVYDCEYEVEAMIMTLKKKKLPEGMGMVKFNITRTNGTILEAVQAGLDSQFNETKILRQLVYPKATRFGCYAQFHTQIHLLCIYDQKAQKIKRYGRYCDIDEDCTLTNKTECKWGLCYVQSL